The Rhododendron vialii isolate Sample 1 chromosome 5a, ASM3025357v1 genome contains a region encoding:
- the LOC131325436 gene encoding ferric reduction oxidase 6-like isoform X4, giving the protein MDVLVGSMFLAFSAPILVIAFLAIAHLLISGDEEFQVRNCRMKSSKCPRFQLWTFPVLVDGPFGVVSAAELIGILLFSIYVIWAVYAYTLVNFKVLSEFQLTFQEQCYLVLELTGLRLGMIGLFCLVFLFLPVARGSVLLRLVDIPFELATRYHVWLGHLTMLLFTLHGLLYIIAWALQGELLNEILEWKTIGVANLAGVISLAAGLFMWVTSLPPVRRQNFELFFYTHQLYIVFVVFLAMHVGDFIFSVAAGGIFLFILDRFLRFCQSRRTVNVISASCSPCGTVELVVSKPANLQYNALSFIFIQVRELSWLQWHPFSVSSSPLDGKYHMSILIKNLGEWTEKLRGKILNGPKEDSPMVPLQSHHANITVSVEGPYGHEFPYHLTYENLILVAGGIGISPFLAILSDILHRINDKKPCLPRNVLVVWALKTSDELPLLYSLDMESICPVFSDTLNLEIQTYVTRESEPRLEEGKISESVSSFGVPIRNRYGISVLVGTGSIAWSGLYVIVSTIGLVLSVGLVQIFYIDAFDITAWWQKGLLFVACMVGSPIIFGGVVVGLWHLWETKTSAKELGEDDRQNSGIMQNNQPREQKESSECCGATSNIVRYGCRPDFKEIFGSIAERWGHVDVGVIACGPPTLQTSIAKECRSQSLRRKSNHPIFHFNSHSFDL; this is encoded by the exons ATGGATGTGCTTGTGG GAAGTATGTTTCTGGCATTCAGTGCCCCAATTCTTGTCATCGCATTTCTGGCTATAGCACATCTTCTCATATCTGGGGACGAGGAATTCCAAGT TAGAAACTGCAGGATGAAGTCGTCAAAATGTCCACGGTTCCAGTTGTGGACATTCCCAGTTCTCGTCGATGGACCCTTTGGAGTTGTTTCTGCTGCAGAGTTGATTGGAATTCTCCTCTTTTCAATATATGTCATCTGGGCTGTTTATGCATACACTCTTGTGAACTTCAAAGTCCTATCCGAGTTTCAGTTGACTTTTCAAGAGCAATG TTATTTGGTGCTGGAGCTGACGGGACTTCGCCTTGGTATGATTGGGTTATTTTGCTTGGTATTTTTGTTTCTCCCAGTTGCAAGGGGATCGGTTCTTCTCCGTCTCGTAGATATCCCTTTTGAGCTTGCAACTAGATATCATGTATGGTTGGGACATCTCACTATGCTACTTTTTACACTCCATGGGCTATTATACATAATAGCATGGGCATTGCAAGGCGAACTCCTAAATGAA ATATTGGAGTGGAAAACCATTGGTGTGGCGAACCTTGCCGGAGTCATCAGCCTTGCAGCTGGTCTATTCATGTGGGTGACTTCACTTCCGCCAGTGAGGAGACAAAACTTCGAGTTATTCTTCTATACACATCAACTGTACATTGTGTTCGTTGTTTTCTTGGCCATGCACGTTGGTGATTTCATTTTCAGTGTAGCTGCTGGAGGAATATTTCTGTTCATACTTGATCGGTTTCTTAGATTCTGTCAATCACGAAGGACTGTCAACGTAATATCAGCCAGTTGCAGTCCCTGTGGAACAGTGGAACTGGTCGTTTCAAAACCCGCAA ATCTGCAATACAATGCCctcagttttatttttattcaagtTCGGGAATTATCCTGGCTGCAATGGCATCCTTTCAGCGTCTCATCGAGTCCTTTGGACGGAAAGTACCATATGTCAATTCTCATTAAGAATCTTGGCGAATGGACGGAAAAGCTAAGAGGGAAAATCTTAAATGGTCCCAAGGAGGACAGTCCAATGGTACCGTTACAGTCTCATCATGCAAACATAACTGTTTCTGTAGAGGGACCGTATGGGCATGAATTCCCCTACCACTTAAC GTATGAAAACCTTATCTTAGTCGCTGGAGGAATTGGGATATCACCATTCCTGGCTATCTTGAGTGATATTCTCCACCGTATTAATGATAAGAAACCATGTCTCCCAAGAAATGTTTTGGTAGTTTGGGCTCTGAAAACCTCGGATGAGCTTCCTCTTCTTTATAGCCTTGACATGGAATCAATCTGTCCAGTTTTCTCTGATACCCTCAATCTTGAAATTCAAACTTACGTCACTCGAGAATCAGAACCTCGGCTG GAGGAGGGAAAAATTAGTGAATCTGTGAGCTCTTTCGGAGTTCCTATCCGCAACCGGTATGGCATTTCTGTTTTGGTTGGCACTGGAAGTATTGCCTGGTCTGGACTTTATGTCATTGTGTCTACAATCGGACTCGTTCTTTCTGTTGGTTTGGTACAAATCTTTTACATAGATGCTTTTGACATAACTGCTTGGTGGCAAAAGGGGCTTCTATTTGTTGCTTGTATGGTTGGGAGTCCAATTATCTTTGGTGGTGTTGTGGTTGGTCTATGGCATTTGTGGGAAACAAAAACTTCAGCAAAAGAACTAGGTGAAGATGACAGGCAAAATAGTGGCATCATGCAGAATAATCAACCAAGGGAACAAAAGGAGTCGAGTGAGTGTTGTGGTGCTACTTCAAATATTGTTCGGTATGGATGCAGACCAGACTTCAAAG AAATATTTGGATCGATAGCAGAGCGATGGGGCCATGTTGATGTTGGTGTGATCGCGTGTGGTCCTCCAACTCTCCAGACAAGCATTGCTAAAGAGTGCAGGTCCCAGAGTTTAAGGAGAAAATCCAATCACCCAATCTTCCATTTCAATAGCCACAGCTTTGACTTGTAG
- the LOC131325436 gene encoding ferric reduction oxidase 7, chloroplastic-like isoform X2, with protein sequence MDELSATEPLVSSQGNGKSKAIFASSMKIILKYTIWVIFISWATFIFLYPSEFVDAWFEKYLELTDGSCFGIKGSMFLAFSAPILVIAFLAIAHLLISGDEEFQVNCRMKSSKCPRFQLWTFPVLVDGPFGVVSAAELIGILLFSIYVIWAVYAYTLVNFKVLSEFQLTFQEQCYLVLELTGLRLGMIGLFCLVFLFLPVARGSVLLRLVDIPFELATRYHVWLGHLTMLLFTLHGLLYIIAWALQGELLNEILEWKTIGVANLAGVISLAAGLFMWVTSLPPVRRQNFELFFYTHQLYIVFVVFLAMHVGDFIFSVAAGGIFLFILDRFLRFCQSRRTVNVISASCSPCGTVELVVSKPANLQYNALSFIFIQVRELSWLQWHPFSVSSSPLDGKYHMSILIKNLGEWTEKLRGKILNGPKEDSPMVPLQSHHANITVSVEGPYGHEFPYHLTYENLILVAGGIGISPFLAILSDILHRINDKKPCLPRNVLVVWALKTSDELPLLYSLDMESICPVFSDTLNLEIQTYVTRESEPRLEEGKISESVSSFGVPIRNRYGISVLVGTGSIAWSGLYVIVSTIGLVLSVGLVQIFYIDAFDITAWWQKGLLFVACMVGSPIIFGGVVVGLWHLWETKTSAKELGEDDRQNSGIMQNNQPREQKESSECCGATSNIVRYGCRPDFKEIFGSIAERWGHVDVGVIACGPPTLQTSIAKECRSQSLRRKSNHPIFHFNSHSFDL encoded by the exons ATGGATGAACTCTCCGCAACAGAACCTCTTGTTTCGAGCCAAGGCAATGGCAAGAGCAAAGCCATATTTGCATCATCCATGAAAATAATTCTCAAGTACACAATATGGGTAATCTTCATTTCCTGGGCTACTTTCATCTTCCTTTACCCATCTGAGTTTGTCGATGCCTGGTTTGAGAAATATCTTGAGCTCACCGATGGAAGTTGTTTTGGGATTAAAG GAAGTATGTTTCTGGCATTCAGTGCCCCAATTCTTGTCATCGCATTTCTGGCTATAGCACATCTTCTCATATCTGGGGACGAGGAATTCCAAGT AAACTGCAGGATGAAGTCGTCAAAATGTCCACGGTTCCAGTTGTGGACATTCCCAGTTCTCGTCGATGGACCCTTTGGAGTTGTTTCTGCTGCAGAGTTGATTGGAATTCTCCTCTTTTCAATATATGTCATCTGGGCTGTTTATGCATACACTCTTGTGAACTTCAAAGTCCTATCCGAGTTTCAGTTGACTTTTCAAGAGCAATG TTATTTGGTGCTGGAGCTGACGGGACTTCGCCTTGGTATGATTGGGTTATTTTGCTTGGTATTTTTGTTTCTCCCAGTTGCAAGGGGATCGGTTCTTCTCCGTCTCGTAGATATCCCTTTTGAGCTTGCAACTAGATATCATGTATGGTTGGGACATCTCACTATGCTACTTTTTACACTCCATGGGCTATTATACATAATAGCATGGGCATTGCAAGGCGAACTCCTAAATGAA ATATTGGAGTGGAAAACCATTGGTGTGGCGAACCTTGCCGGAGTCATCAGCCTTGCAGCTGGTCTATTCATGTGGGTGACTTCACTTCCGCCAGTGAGGAGACAAAACTTCGAGTTATTCTTCTATACACATCAACTGTACATTGTGTTCGTTGTTTTCTTGGCCATGCACGTTGGTGATTTCATTTTCAGTGTAGCTGCTGGAGGAATATTTCTGTTCATACTTGATCGGTTTCTTAGATTCTGTCAATCACGAAGGACTGTCAACGTAATATCAGCCAGTTGCAGTCCCTGTGGAACAGTGGAACTGGTCGTTTCAAAACCCGCAA ATCTGCAATACAATGCCctcagttttatttttattcaagtTCGGGAATTATCCTGGCTGCAATGGCATCCTTTCAGCGTCTCATCGAGTCCTTTGGACGGAAAGTACCATATGTCAATTCTCATTAAGAATCTTGGCGAATGGACGGAAAAGCTAAGAGGGAAAATCTTAAATGGTCCCAAGGAGGACAGTCCAATGGTACCGTTACAGTCTCATCATGCAAACATAACTGTTTCTGTAGAGGGACCGTATGGGCATGAATTCCCCTACCACTTAAC GTATGAAAACCTTATCTTAGTCGCTGGAGGAATTGGGATATCACCATTCCTGGCTATCTTGAGTGATATTCTCCACCGTATTAATGATAAGAAACCATGTCTCCCAAGAAATGTTTTGGTAGTTTGGGCTCTGAAAACCTCGGATGAGCTTCCTCTTCTTTATAGCCTTGACATGGAATCAATCTGTCCAGTTTTCTCTGATACCCTCAATCTTGAAATTCAAACTTACGTCACTCGAGAATCAGAACCTCGGCTG GAGGAGGGAAAAATTAGTGAATCTGTGAGCTCTTTCGGAGTTCCTATCCGCAACCGGTATGGCATTTCTGTTTTGGTTGGCACTGGAAGTATTGCCTGGTCTGGACTTTATGTCATTGTGTCTACAATCGGACTCGTTCTTTCTGTTGGTTTGGTACAAATCTTTTACATAGATGCTTTTGACATAACTGCTTGGTGGCAAAAGGGGCTTCTATTTGTTGCTTGTATGGTTGGGAGTCCAATTATCTTTGGTGGTGTTGTGGTTGGTCTATGGCATTTGTGGGAAACAAAAACTTCAGCAAAAGAACTAGGTGAAGATGACAGGCAAAATAGTGGCATCATGCAGAATAATCAACCAAGGGAACAAAAGGAGTCGAGTGAGTGTTGTGGTGCTACTTCAAATATTGTTCGGTATGGATGCAGACCAGACTTCAAAG AAATATTTGGATCGATAGCAGAGCGATGGGGCCATGTTGATGTTGGTGTGATCGCGTGTGGTCCTCCAACTCTCCAGACAAGCATTGCTAAAGAGTGCAGGTCCCAGAGTTTAAGGAGAAAATCCAATCACCCAATCTTCCATTTCAATAGCCACAGCTTTGACTTGTAG
- the LOC131325436 gene encoding ferric reduction oxidase 7, chloroplastic-like isoform X1 — protein sequence MDELSATEPLVSSQGNGKSKAIFASSMKIILKYTIWVIFISWATFIFLYPSEFVDAWFEKYLELTDGSCFGIKGSMFLAFSAPILVIAFLAIAHLLISGDEEFQVRNCRMKSSKCPRFQLWTFPVLVDGPFGVVSAAELIGILLFSIYVIWAVYAYTLVNFKVLSEFQLTFQEQCYLVLELTGLRLGMIGLFCLVFLFLPVARGSVLLRLVDIPFELATRYHVWLGHLTMLLFTLHGLLYIIAWALQGELLNEILEWKTIGVANLAGVISLAAGLFMWVTSLPPVRRQNFELFFYTHQLYIVFVVFLAMHVGDFIFSVAAGGIFLFILDRFLRFCQSRRTVNVISASCSPCGTVELVVSKPANLQYNALSFIFIQVRELSWLQWHPFSVSSSPLDGKYHMSILIKNLGEWTEKLRGKILNGPKEDSPMVPLQSHHANITVSVEGPYGHEFPYHLTYENLILVAGGIGISPFLAILSDILHRINDKKPCLPRNVLVVWALKTSDELPLLYSLDMESICPVFSDTLNLEIQTYVTRESEPRLEEGKISESVSSFGVPIRNRYGISVLVGTGSIAWSGLYVIVSTIGLVLSVGLVQIFYIDAFDITAWWQKGLLFVACMVGSPIIFGGVVVGLWHLWETKTSAKELGEDDRQNSGIMQNNQPREQKESSECCGATSNIVRYGCRPDFKEIFGSIAERWGHVDVGVIACGPPTLQTSIAKECRSQSLRRKSNHPIFHFNSHSFDL from the exons ATGGATGAACTCTCCGCAACAGAACCTCTTGTTTCGAGCCAAGGCAATGGCAAGAGCAAAGCCATATTTGCATCATCCATGAAAATAATTCTCAAGTACACAATATGGGTAATCTTCATTTCCTGGGCTACTTTCATCTTCCTTTACCCATCTGAGTTTGTCGATGCCTGGTTTGAGAAATATCTTGAGCTCACCGATGGAAGTTGTTTTGGGATTAAAG GAAGTATGTTTCTGGCATTCAGTGCCCCAATTCTTGTCATCGCATTTCTGGCTATAGCACATCTTCTCATATCTGGGGACGAGGAATTCCAAGT TAGAAACTGCAGGATGAAGTCGTCAAAATGTCCACGGTTCCAGTTGTGGACATTCCCAGTTCTCGTCGATGGACCCTTTGGAGTTGTTTCTGCTGCAGAGTTGATTGGAATTCTCCTCTTTTCAATATATGTCATCTGGGCTGTTTATGCATACACTCTTGTGAACTTCAAAGTCCTATCCGAGTTTCAGTTGACTTTTCAAGAGCAATG TTATTTGGTGCTGGAGCTGACGGGACTTCGCCTTGGTATGATTGGGTTATTTTGCTTGGTATTTTTGTTTCTCCCAGTTGCAAGGGGATCGGTTCTTCTCCGTCTCGTAGATATCCCTTTTGAGCTTGCAACTAGATATCATGTATGGTTGGGACATCTCACTATGCTACTTTTTACACTCCATGGGCTATTATACATAATAGCATGGGCATTGCAAGGCGAACTCCTAAATGAA ATATTGGAGTGGAAAACCATTGGTGTGGCGAACCTTGCCGGAGTCATCAGCCTTGCAGCTGGTCTATTCATGTGGGTGACTTCACTTCCGCCAGTGAGGAGACAAAACTTCGAGTTATTCTTCTATACACATCAACTGTACATTGTGTTCGTTGTTTTCTTGGCCATGCACGTTGGTGATTTCATTTTCAGTGTAGCTGCTGGAGGAATATTTCTGTTCATACTTGATCGGTTTCTTAGATTCTGTCAATCACGAAGGACTGTCAACGTAATATCAGCCAGTTGCAGTCCCTGTGGAACAGTGGAACTGGTCGTTTCAAAACCCGCAA ATCTGCAATACAATGCCctcagttttatttttattcaagtTCGGGAATTATCCTGGCTGCAATGGCATCCTTTCAGCGTCTCATCGAGTCCTTTGGACGGAAAGTACCATATGTCAATTCTCATTAAGAATCTTGGCGAATGGACGGAAAAGCTAAGAGGGAAAATCTTAAATGGTCCCAAGGAGGACAGTCCAATGGTACCGTTACAGTCTCATCATGCAAACATAACTGTTTCTGTAGAGGGACCGTATGGGCATGAATTCCCCTACCACTTAAC GTATGAAAACCTTATCTTAGTCGCTGGAGGAATTGGGATATCACCATTCCTGGCTATCTTGAGTGATATTCTCCACCGTATTAATGATAAGAAACCATGTCTCCCAAGAAATGTTTTGGTAGTTTGGGCTCTGAAAACCTCGGATGAGCTTCCTCTTCTTTATAGCCTTGACATGGAATCAATCTGTCCAGTTTTCTCTGATACCCTCAATCTTGAAATTCAAACTTACGTCACTCGAGAATCAGAACCTCGGCTG GAGGAGGGAAAAATTAGTGAATCTGTGAGCTCTTTCGGAGTTCCTATCCGCAACCGGTATGGCATTTCTGTTTTGGTTGGCACTGGAAGTATTGCCTGGTCTGGACTTTATGTCATTGTGTCTACAATCGGACTCGTTCTTTCTGTTGGTTTGGTACAAATCTTTTACATAGATGCTTTTGACATAACTGCTTGGTGGCAAAAGGGGCTTCTATTTGTTGCTTGTATGGTTGGGAGTCCAATTATCTTTGGTGGTGTTGTGGTTGGTCTATGGCATTTGTGGGAAACAAAAACTTCAGCAAAAGAACTAGGTGAAGATGACAGGCAAAATAGTGGCATCATGCAGAATAATCAACCAAGGGAACAAAAGGAGTCGAGTGAGTGTTGTGGTGCTACTTCAAATATTGTTCGGTATGGATGCAGACCAGACTTCAAAG AAATATTTGGATCGATAGCAGAGCGATGGGGCCATGTTGATGTTGGTGTGATCGCGTGTGGTCCTCCAACTCTCCAGACAAGCATTGCTAAAGAGTGCAGGTCCCAGAGTTTAAGGAGAAAATCCAATCACCCAATCTTCCATTTCAATAGCCACAGCTTTGACTTGTAG
- the LOC131325436 gene encoding ferric reduction oxidase 7, chloroplastic-like isoform X3, giving the protein MDELSATEPLVSSQGNGKSKAIFASSMKIILKYTIWVIFISWATFIFLYPSEFVDAWFEKYLELTDGSCFGIKGSMFLAFSAPILVIAFLAIAHLLISGDEEFQVMKSSKCPRFQLWTFPVLVDGPFGVVSAAELIGILLFSIYVIWAVYAYTLVNFKVLSEFQLTFQEQCYLVLELTGLRLGMIGLFCLVFLFLPVARGSVLLRLVDIPFELATRYHVWLGHLTMLLFTLHGLLYIIAWALQGELLNEILEWKTIGVANLAGVISLAAGLFMWVTSLPPVRRQNFELFFYTHQLYIVFVVFLAMHVGDFIFSVAAGGIFLFILDRFLRFCQSRRTVNVISASCSPCGTVELVVSKPANLQYNALSFIFIQVRELSWLQWHPFSVSSSPLDGKYHMSILIKNLGEWTEKLRGKILNGPKEDSPMVPLQSHHANITVSVEGPYGHEFPYHLTYENLILVAGGIGISPFLAILSDILHRINDKKPCLPRNVLVVWALKTSDELPLLYSLDMESICPVFSDTLNLEIQTYVTRESEPRLEEGKISESVSSFGVPIRNRYGISVLVGTGSIAWSGLYVIVSTIGLVLSVGLVQIFYIDAFDITAWWQKGLLFVACMVGSPIIFGGVVVGLWHLWETKTSAKELGEDDRQNSGIMQNNQPREQKESSECCGATSNIVRYGCRPDFKEIFGSIAERWGHVDVGVIACGPPTLQTSIAKECRSQSLRRKSNHPIFHFNSHSFDL; this is encoded by the exons ATGGATGAACTCTCCGCAACAGAACCTCTTGTTTCGAGCCAAGGCAATGGCAAGAGCAAAGCCATATTTGCATCATCCATGAAAATAATTCTCAAGTACACAATATGGGTAATCTTCATTTCCTGGGCTACTTTCATCTTCCTTTACCCATCTGAGTTTGTCGATGCCTGGTTTGAGAAATATCTTGAGCTCACCGATGGAAGTTGTTTTGGGATTAAAG GAAGTATGTTTCTGGCATTCAGTGCCCCAATTCTTGTCATCGCATTTCTGGCTATAGCACATCTTCTCATATCTGGGGACGAGGAATTCCAAGT GATGAAGTCGTCAAAATGTCCACGGTTCCAGTTGTGGACATTCCCAGTTCTCGTCGATGGACCCTTTGGAGTTGTTTCTGCTGCAGAGTTGATTGGAATTCTCCTCTTTTCAATATATGTCATCTGGGCTGTTTATGCATACACTCTTGTGAACTTCAAAGTCCTATCCGAGTTTCAGTTGACTTTTCAAGAGCAATG TTATTTGGTGCTGGAGCTGACGGGACTTCGCCTTGGTATGATTGGGTTATTTTGCTTGGTATTTTTGTTTCTCCCAGTTGCAAGGGGATCGGTTCTTCTCCGTCTCGTAGATATCCCTTTTGAGCTTGCAACTAGATATCATGTATGGTTGGGACATCTCACTATGCTACTTTTTACACTCCATGGGCTATTATACATAATAGCATGGGCATTGCAAGGCGAACTCCTAAATGAA ATATTGGAGTGGAAAACCATTGGTGTGGCGAACCTTGCCGGAGTCATCAGCCTTGCAGCTGGTCTATTCATGTGGGTGACTTCACTTCCGCCAGTGAGGAGACAAAACTTCGAGTTATTCTTCTATACACATCAACTGTACATTGTGTTCGTTGTTTTCTTGGCCATGCACGTTGGTGATTTCATTTTCAGTGTAGCTGCTGGAGGAATATTTCTGTTCATACTTGATCGGTTTCTTAGATTCTGTCAATCACGAAGGACTGTCAACGTAATATCAGCCAGTTGCAGTCCCTGTGGAACAGTGGAACTGGTCGTTTCAAAACCCGCAA ATCTGCAATACAATGCCctcagttttatttttattcaagtTCGGGAATTATCCTGGCTGCAATGGCATCCTTTCAGCGTCTCATCGAGTCCTTTGGACGGAAAGTACCATATGTCAATTCTCATTAAGAATCTTGGCGAATGGACGGAAAAGCTAAGAGGGAAAATCTTAAATGGTCCCAAGGAGGACAGTCCAATGGTACCGTTACAGTCTCATCATGCAAACATAACTGTTTCTGTAGAGGGACCGTATGGGCATGAATTCCCCTACCACTTAAC GTATGAAAACCTTATCTTAGTCGCTGGAGGAATTGGGATATCACCATTCCTGGCTATCTTGAGTGATATTCTCCACCGTATTAATGATAAGAAACCATGTCTCCCAAGAAATGTTTTGGTAGTTTGGGCTCTGAAAACCTCGGATGAGCTTCCTCTTCTTTATAGCCTTGACATGGAATCAATCTGTCCAGTTTTCTCTGATACCCTCAATCTTGAAATTCAAACTTACGTCACTCGAGAATCAGAACCTCGGCTG GAGGAGGGAAAAATTAGTGAATCTGTGAGCTCTTTCGGAGTTCCTATCCGCAACCGGTATGGCATTTCTGTTTTGGTTGGCACTGGAAGTATTGCCTGGTCTGGACTTTATGTCATTGTGTCTACAATCGGACTCGTTCTTTCTGTTGGTTTGGTACAAATCTTTTACATAGATGCTTTTGACATAACTGCTTGGTGGCAAAAGGGGCTTCTATTTGTTGCTTGTATGGTTGGGAGTCCAATTATCTTTGGTGGTGTTGTGGTTGGTCTATGGCATTTGTGGGAAACAAAAACTTCAGCAAAAGAACTAGGTGAAGATGACAGGCAAAATAGTGGCATCATGCAGAATAATCAACCAAGGGAACAAAAGGAGTCGAGTGAGTGTTGTGGTGCTACTTCAAATATTGTTCGGTATGGATGCAGACCAGACTTCAAAG AAATATTTGGATCGATAGCAGAGCGATGGGGCCATGTTGATGTTGGTGTGATCGCGTGTGGTCCTCCAACTCTCCAGACAAGCATTGCTAAAGAGTGCAGGTCCCAGAGTTTAAGGAGAAAATCCAATCACCCAATCTTCCATTTCAATAGCCACAGCTTTGACTTGTAG
- the LOC131325436 gene encoding ferric reduction oxidase 6-like isoform X5, with protein sequence MDVLVGSMFLAFSAPILVIAFLAIAHLLISGDEEFQVNCRMKSSKCPRFQLWTFPVLVDGPFGVVSAAELIGILLFSIYVIWAVYAYTLVNFKVLSEFQLTFQEQCYLVLELTGLRLGMIGLFCLVFLFLPVARGSVLLRLVDIPFELATRYHVWLGHLTMLLFTLHGLLYIIAWALQGELLNEILEWKTIGVANLAGVISLAAGLFMWVTSLPPVRRQNFELFFYTHQLYIVFVVFLAMHVGDFIFSVAAGGIFLFILDRFLRFCQSRRTVNVISASCSPCGTVELVVSKPANLQYNALSFIFIQVRELSWLQWHPFSVSSSPLDGKYHMSILIKNLGEWTEKLRGKILNGPKEDSPMVPLQSHHANITVSVEGPYGHEFPYHLTYENLILVAGGIGISPFLAILSDILHRINDKKPCLPRNVLVVWALKTSDELPLLYSLDMESICPVFSDTLNLEIQTYVTRESEPRLEEGKISESVSSFGVPIRNRYGISVLVGTGSIAWSGLYVIVSTIGLVLSVGLVQIFYIDAFDITAWWQKGLLFVACMVGSPIIFGGVVVGLWHLWETKTSAKELGEDDRQNSGIMQNNQPREQKESSECCGATSNIVRYGCRPDFKEIFGSIAERWGHVDVGVIACGPPTLQTSIAKECRSQSLRRKSNHPIFHFNSHSFDL encoded by the exons ATGGATGTGCTTGTGG GAAGTATGTTTCTGGCATTCAGTGCCCCAATTCTTGTCATCGCATTTCTGGCTATAGCACATCTTCTCATATCTGGGGACGAGGAATTCCAAGT AAACTGCAGGATGAAGTCGTCAAAATGTCCACGGTTCCAGTTGTGGACATTCCCAGTTCTCGTCGATGGACCCTTTGGAGTTGTTTCTGCTGCAGAGTTGATTGGAATTCTCCTCTTTTCAATATATGTCATCTGGGCTGTTTATGCATACACTCTTGTGAACTTCAAAGTCCTATCCGAGTTTCAGTTGACTTTTCAAGAGCAATG TTATTTGGTGCTGGAGCTGACGGGACTTCGCCTTGGTATGATTGGGTTATTTTGCTTGGTATTTTTGTTTCTCCCAGTTGCAAGGGGATCGGTTCTTCTCCGTCTCGTAGATATCCCTTTTGAGCTTGCAACTAGATATCATGTATGGTTGGGACATCTCACTATGCTACTTTTTACACTCCATGGGCTATTATACATAATAGCATGGGCATTGCAAGGCGAACTCCTAAATGAA ATATTGGAGTGGAAAACCATTGGTGTGGCGAACCTTGCCGGAGTCATCAGCCTTGCAGCTGGTCTATTCATGTGGGTGACTTCACTTCCGCCAGTGAGGAGACAAAACTTCGAGTTATTCTTCTATACACATCAACTGTACATTGTGTTCGTTGTTTTCTTGGCCATGCACGTTGGTGATTTCATTTTCAGTGTAGCTGCTGGAGGAATATTTCTGTTCATACTTGATCGGTTTCTTAGATTCTGTCAATCACGAAGGACTGTCAACGTAATATCAGCCAGTTGCAGTCCCTGTGGAACAGTGGAACTGGTCGTTTCAAAACCCGCAA ATCTGCAATACAATGCCctcagttttatttttattcaagtTCGGGAATTATCCTGGCTGCAATGGCATCCTTTCAGCGTCTCATCGAGTCCTTTGGACGGAAAGTACCATATGTCAATTCTCATTAAGAATCTTGGCGAATGGACGGAAAAGCTAAGAGGGAAAATCTTAAATGGTCCCAAGGAGGACAGTCCAATGGTACCGTTACAGTCTCATCATGCAAACATAACTGTTTCTGTAGAGGGACCGTATGGGCATGAATTCCCCTACCACTTAAC GTATGAAAACCTTATCTTAGTCGCTGGAGGAATTGGGATATCACCATTCCTGGCTATCTTGAGTGATATTCTCCACCGTATTAATGATAAGAAACCATGTCTCCCAAGAAATGTTTTGGTAGTTTGGGCTCTGAAAACCTCGGATGAGCTTCCTCTTCTTTATAGCCTTGACATGGAATCAATCTGTCCAGTTTTCTCTGATACCCTCAATCTTGAAATTCAAACTTACGTCACTCGAGAATCAGAACCTCGGCTG GAGGAGGGAAAAATTAGTGAATCTGTGAGCTCTTTCGGAGTTCCTATCCGCAACCGGTATGGCATTTCTGTTTTGGTTGGCACTGGAAGTATTGCCTGGTCTGGACTTTATGTCATTGTGTCTACAATCGGACTCGTTCTTTCTGTTGGTTTGGTACAAATCTTTTACATAGATGCTTTTGACATAACTGCTTGGTGGCAAAAGGGGCTTCTATTTGTTGCTTGTATGGTTGGGAGTCCAATTATCTTTGGTGGTGTTGTGGTTGGTCTATGGCATTTGTGGGAAACAAAAACTTCAGCAAAAGAACTAGGTGAAGATGACAGGCAAAATAGTGGCATCATGCAGAATAATCAACCAAGGGAACAAAAGGAGTCGAGTGAGTGTTGTGGTGCTACTTCAAATATTGTTCGGTATGGATGCAGACCAGACTTCAAAG AAATATTTGGATCGATAGCAGAGCGATGGGGCCATGTTGATGTTGGTGTGATCGCGTGTGGTCCTCCAACTCTCCAGACAAGCATTGCTAAAGAGTGCAGGTCCCAGAGTTTAAGGAGAAAATCCAATCACCCAATCTTCCATTTCAATAGCCACAGCTTTGACTTGTAG